One genomic segment of Myripristis murdjan chromosome 20, fMyrMur1.1, whole genome shotgun sequence includes these proteins:
- the LOC115378648 gene encoding DNA-directed RNA polymerase II subunit RPB1-like isoform X28: MAESQGLLLRVVLCLVLLGAHEANAYSIEPEAYTGKTGDAQDPFPHYYMYRGSDYGQTSQPHASSDGNLGFLNSDSTNKPQKPSYQPQKPSYQPQKPSYQPQKPSYQTQVPQQPSYQPQKPSYQPQVPQKPSYQPQKPSYQPQVPQKLSYQPQVPQQPSYQPQKPQVPQQPSYQPQKPQVPQKPSYQPQVPQKPSYQPQVPQKPSYQPQKPQKPSYQPQVPQQPSYQPQKPQVPQQPSYQPQKPQVPQKPQVPQQPSYQPQKPQVPQQPSYQPQKPQVPQKPSYQPQMPQVPQKPQVPQKPSYQPQKPSYQPQKPQVPQKPSYQPQKPQVPQKPSYQPQVPQQPSYQPQKPQVPQKPSYQPQVPQKPGYQPQKPSYQPQVPQQPSYQPQKPQVPQKPSYQPQKPSYQPQKPSYQPQQPSYQPQQPSYQPQKPQVPQQPSYQPQKPQVPKQPSYRPKQPSYNYGSHLPSPKRQGVVGRAFSDGFRMGEEAANGYYQGWGA, from the exons ATGGCAGAATCCCAGGGATTGCTTCTGAG GGTGGTGCTGTGTCTTGTACTGCTTGGTGCACATGAAGCAAATG CTTACAGTATTGAACCTGAGGCCTATACTGGGAAGACGGGGGATGCTCAAGACCCATTTCCTCATTACTATATGTACAGAGGCTCTGATTATGGACAGACTTCTCAACCACATGCTAGTTCTGATGGAAACTTGGGTTTCTTGAACAGTGATAGCACAAACAAGCCCCagaagcctagctaccagccccagaagcctagctaccagccccagaagcctagctaccagccccagaagcCTAGCTACCAGACCCAGGTGCCCcagcagcctagctaccagccgcAGAAGCCTAGCTATCAGCCTCAGGTGCCCCagaagcctagctaccagccccagaagcCTAGCTATCAGCCTCAG GTGCCCCAGAAGCTTAGCTACCAGCCTCAGGTCCCCcagcagcctagctaccagccccagaagcCTCAG GTCCCCcagcagcctagctaccagccccagaagcCCCAGGTGCCCCagaagcctagctaccagccccaggTGCCCCagaagcctagctaccagccccaggTGCCCCagaagcctagctaccagccccaga agccccagaagcctagctaccagcctcAGGTG CCCcagcagcctagctaccagccccagaagcCTCAGGTCCCCcagcagcctagctaccagccccagaagcCTCAGGTGCCCCAGAAGCCTCAGGTGCCCcagcagcctagctaccagccccagaagcCCCAGGTCCCCcagcagcctagctaccagccccagaagcCTCAG GTGCCCCagaagcctagctaccagccccagatGCCTCAGGTGCCCCAGAAGCCTCAGGTGCCCCagaagcctagctaccagccccagaagcctagctaccagccccagaagcCCCAGGTGCCCCagaagcctagctaccagccccagaagcCCCAGGTGCCCCagaagcctagctaccagcctcAGGTGCCCcagcagcctagctaccagccccagaagcCCCAGGTGCCCCagaagcctagctaccagcctcAGGTGCCCCAGAAGCCTGgctaccagccccagaagcctagctaccagcctcAGGTGCCCcagcagcctagctaccagccccagaagcCTCAGGTGCCCCagaagcctagctaccagccccagaagcctagctaccagccccagaagcctagctaccagccccagcagcctagctaccagccccagcagcctagctaccagccccagaagcCTCAGGTGCCCcagcagcctagctaccagccccagaagcCCCAGGTgcccaagcagcctagctaccggcccaagcagcctagctacaACTATGGTTCTCATCTGCCTTCTCCTAAGAGGCAAGGTGTGGTCGGCCGTGCATTCTCAGATGG GTTTAGGATGGGTGAGGAAGCTGCCAATGGTTACTACCAGGGTTGGGGTGCCTAA
- the LOC115378648 gene encoding DNA-directed RNA polymerase II subunit RPB1-like isoform X26, which yields MAESQGLLLRVVLCLVLLGAHEANAYSIEPEAYTGKTGDAQDPFPHYYMYRGSDYGQTSQPHASSDGNLGFLNSDSTNKPQKPSYQPQKPSYQPQKPSYQPQKPSYQTQVPQQPSYQPQKPSYQPQVPQKPSYQPQKPSYQPQVPQQPSYQPQKPQVPQQPSYQPQKPQVPQQPSYQPQKPQVPQQPSYQPQQPSYQPQKPQVPQKLSYQPQVPQQPSYQPQKPQVPQKPSYQPQKPSYQPQKPSYQPQKPQVPQQPSYQPQKPQVPQQPSYQPQKPQVPQKPSYQPQMPQVPQKPQVPQKPSYQPQKPSYQPQKPQVPQKPSYQPQKPQVPQKPSYQPQVPQQPSYQPQKPQVPQKPSYQPQVPQKPGYQPQKPSYQPQVPQQPSYQPQKPQVPQKPSYQPQKPSYQPQKPSYQPQQPSYQPQQPSYQPQKPQVPQQPSYQPQKPQVPKQPSYRPKQPSYNYGSHLPSPKRQGVVGRAFSDGFRMGEEAANGYYQGWGA from the exons ATGGCAGAATCCCAGGGATTGCTTCTGAG GGTGGTGCTGTGTCTTGTACTGCTTGGTGCACATGAAGCAAATG CTTACAGTATTGAACCTGAGGCCTATACTGGGAAGACGGGGGATGCTCAAGACCCATTTCCTCATTACTATATGTACAGAGGCTCTGATTATGGACAGACTTCTCAACCACATGCTAGTTCTGATGGAAACTTGGGTTTCTTGAACAGTGATAGCACAAACAAGCCCCagaagcctagctaccagccccagaagcctagctaccagccccagaagcctagctaccagccccagaagcCTAGCTACCAGACCCAGGTGCCCcagcagcctagctaccagccgcAGAAGCCTAGCTATCAGCCTCAGGTGCCCCagaagcctagctaccagccccagaagcCTAGCTATCAGCCTCAGGTGCCCcagcagcctagctaccagccccagaagcCTCAGGTGCCCcagcagcctagctaccagccacAGAAGCCTCAGGTGCCCcagcagcctagctaccagccacAGAAGCCTCAGGTGCCCcagcagcctagctaccagccccagcagcctagctaccagccccagaagcCTCAGGTGCCCCAGAAGCTTAGCTACCAGCCTCAGGTCCCCcagcagcctagctaccagccccagaagcCTCAGGTGCCCCagaagcctagctaccagccccagaagcctagctaccagcctcAG aagcctagctaccagccccag AAGCCTCAGGTGCCCcagcagcctagctaccagccccagaagcCCCAGGTCCCCcagcagcctagctaccagccccagaagcCTCAG GTGCCCCagaagcctagctaccagccccagatGCCTCAGGTGCCCCAGAAGCCTCAGGTGCCCCagaagcctagctaccagccccagaagcctagctaccagccccagaagcCCCAGGTGCCCCagaagcctagctaccagccccagaagcCCCAGGTGCCCCagaagcctagctaccagcctcAGGTGCCCcagcagcctagctaccagccccagaagcCCCAGGTGCCCCagaagcctagctaccagcctcAGGTGCCCCAGAAGCCTGgctaccagccccagaagcctagctaccagcctcAGGTGCCCcagcagcctagctaccagccccagaagcCTCAGGTGCCCCagaagcctagctaccagccccagaagcctagctaccagccccagaagcctagctaccagccccagcagcctagctaccagccccagcagcctagctaccagccccagaagcCTCAGGTGCCCcagcagcctagctaccagccccagaagcCCCAGGTgcccaagcagcctagctaccggcccaagcagcctagctacaACTATGGTTCTCATCTGCCTTCTCCTAAGAGGCAAGGTGTGGTCGGCCGTGCATTCTCAGATGG GTTTAGGATGGGTGAGGAAGCTGCCAATGGTTACTACCAGGGTTGGGGTGCCTAA
- the LOC115378648 gene encoding DNA-directed RNA polymerase II subunit RPB1-like isoform X6, with product MAESQGLLLRVVLCLVLLGAHEANAYSIEPEAYTGKTGDAQDPFPHYYMYRGSDYGQTSQPHASSDGNLGFLNSDSTNKPQKPSYQPQKPSYQPQKPSYQPQKPSYQTQVPQQPSYQPQKPSYQPQVPQKPSYQPQKPSYQPQVPQQPSYQPQKPQVPQQPSYQPQKPQVPQQPSYQPQKPQVPQQPSYQPQQPSYQPQKPQVPQKLSYQPQVPQQPSYQPQKPQVPQKPSYQPQKPSYQPQVPQQPSYQPQKPQVPQKPSYQPQVPQQPSYQPQKPQVPQKPQVPQQPSYQPQKPQVPQQPSYQPQKPQVPQKPSYQPQMPQVPQKPQVPQKPSYQPQKPSYQPQKPQVPQKPSYQPQKPQVPQKPSYQPQVPQQPSYQPQKPQVPQKPSYQPQVPQKPGYQPQKPSYQPQVPQQPSYQPQKPQVPQKPSYQPQKPSYQPQKPSYQPQQPSYQPQQPSYQPQKPQVPQQPSYQPQKPQVPKQPSYRPKQPSYNYGSHLPSPKRQGVVGRAFSDGFRMGEEAANGYYQGWGA from the exons ATGGCAGAATCCCAGGGATTGCTTCTGAG GGTGGTGCTGTGTCTTGTACTGCTTGGTGCACATGAAGCAAATG CTTACAGTATTGAACCTGAGGCCTATACTGGGAAGACGGGGGATGCTCAAGACCCATTTCCTCATTACTATATGTACAGAGGCTCTGATTATGGACAGACTTCTCAACCACATGCTAGTTCTGATGGAAACTTGGGTTTCTTGAACAGTGATAGCACAAACAAGCCCCagaagcctagctaccagccccagaagcctagctaccagccccagaagcctagctaccagccccagaagcCTAGCTACCAGACCCAGGTGCCCcagcagcctagctaccagccgcAGAAGCCTAGCTATCAGCCTCAGGTGCCCCagaagcctagctaccagccccagaagcCTAGCTATCAGCCTCAGGTGCCCcagcagcctagctaccagccccagaagcCTCAGGTGCCCcagcagcctagctaccagccacAGAAGCCTCAGGTGCCCcagcagcctagctaccagccacAGAAGCCTCAGGTGCCCcagcagcctagctaccagccccagcagcctagctaccagccccagaagcCTCAGGTGCCCCAGAAGCTTAGCTACCAGCCTCAGGTCCCCcagcagcctagctaccagccccagaagcCTCAGGTGCCCCagaagcctagctaccagccccagaagcctagctaccagcctcAGGTCCCCcagcagcctagctaccagccccagaagcCCCAGGTGCCCCagaagcctagctaccagccccag GTCCCCcagcagcctagctaccagccccagaagcCTCAGGTGCCCCAGAAGCCTCAGGTGCCCcagcagcctagctaccagccccagaagcCCCAGGTCCCCcagcagcctagctaccagccccagaagcCTCAG GTGCCCCagaagcctagctaccagccccagatGCCTCAGGTGCCCCAGAAGCCTCAGGTGCCCCagaagcctagctaccagccccagaagcctagctaccagccccagaagcCCCAGGTGCCCCagaagcctagctaccagccccagaagcCCCAGGTGCCCCagaagcctagctaccagcctcAGGTGCCCcagcagcctagctaccagccccagaagcCCCAGGTGCCCCagaagcctagctaccagcctcAGGTGCCCCAGAAGCCTGgctaccagccccagaagcctagctaccagcctcAGGTGCCCcagcagcctagctaccagccccagaagcCTCAGGTGCCCCagaagcctagctaccagccccagaagcctagctaccagccccagaagcctagctaccagccccagcagcctagctaccagccccagcagcctagctaccagccccagaagcCTCAGGTGCCCcagcagcctagctaccagccccagaagcCCCAGGTgcccaagcagcctagctaccggcccaagcagcctagctacaACTATGGTTCTCATCTGCCTTCTCCTAAGAGGCAAGGTGTGGTCGGCCGTGCATTCTCAGATGG GTTTAGGATGGGTGAGGAAGCTGCCAATGGTTACTACCAGGGTTGGGGTGCCTAA
- the LOC115378648 gene encoding DNA-directed RNA polymerase II subunit RPB1-like isoform X33, protein MAESQGLLLRVVLCLVLLGAHEANAYSIEPEAYTGKTGDAQDPFPHYYMYRGSDYGQTSQPHASSDGNLGFLNSDSTNKPQKPSYQPQKPSYQPQKPSYQPQKPSYQTQVPQQPSYQPQKPSYQPQVPQKPSYQPQKPSYQPQVPQQPSYQPQKPQVPQQPSYQPQKPQVPQQPSYQPQKPQVPQQPSYQPQQPSYQPQKPQVPQKLSYQPQVPQQPSYQPQKPQVPQQPSYQPQKPQVPQQPSYQPQKPQVPQQPSYQPQKPQVPQKPSYQPQMPQVPQKPQVPQKPSYQPQKPSYQPQKPQVPQKPSYQPQKPQVPQKPSYQPQVPQQPSYQPQKPQVPQKPSYQPQVPQKPGYQPQKPSYQPQVPQQPSYQPQKPQVPQKPSYQPQKPSYQPQKPSYQPQQPSYQPQQPSYQPQKPQVPQQPSYQPQKPQVPKQPSYRPKQPSYNYGSHLPSPKRQGVVGRAFSDGFRMGEEAANGYYQGWGA, encoded by the exons ATGGCAGAATCCCAGGGATTGCTTCTGAG GGTGGTGCTGTGTCTTGTACTGCTTGGTGCACATGAAGCAAATG CTTACAGTATTGAACCTGAGGCCTATACTGGGAAGACGGGGGATGCTCAAGACCCATTTCCTCATTACTATATGTACAGAGGCTCTGATTATGGACAGACTTCTCAACCACATGCTAGTTCTGATGGAAACTTGGGTTTCTTGAACAGTGATAGCACAAACAAGCCCCagaagcctagctaccagccccagaagcctagctaccagccccagaagcctagctaccagccccagaagcCTAGCTACCAGACCCAGGTGCCCcagcagcctagctaccagccgcAGAAGCCTAGCTATCAGCCTCAGGTGCCCCagaagcctagctaccagccccagaagcCTAGCTATCAGCCTCAGGTGCCCcagcagcctagctaccagccccagaagcCTCAGGTGCCCcagcagcctagctaccagccacAGAAGCCTCAGGTGCCCcagcagcctagctaccagccacAGAAGCCTCAGGTGCCCcagcagcctagctaccagccccagcagcctagctaccagccccagaagcCTCAGGTGCCCCAGAAGCTTAGCTACCAGCCTCAGGTCCCCcagcagcctagctaccagccccagaagcCTCAG GTCCCCcagcagcctagctaccagccccagaagcCTCAG GTGCCCcagcagcctagctaccagccccagaagcCCCAGGTCCCCcagcagcctagctaccagccccagaagcCTCAG GTGCCCCagaagcctagctaccagccccagatGCCTCAGGTGCCCCAGAAGCCTCAGGTGCCCCagaagcctagctaccagccccagaagcctagctaccagccccagaagcCCCAGGTGCCCCagaagcctagctaccagccccagaagcCCCAGGTGCCCCagaagcctagctaccagcctcAGGTGCCCcagcagcctagctaccagccccagaagcCCCAGGTGCCCCagaagcctagctaccagcctcAGGTGCCCCAGAAGCCTGgctaccagccccagaagcctagctaccagcctcAGGTGCCCcagcagcctagctaccagccccagaagcCTCAGGTGCCCCagaagcctagctaccagccccagaagcctagctaccagccccagaagcctagctaccagccccagcagcctagctaccagccccagcagcctagctaccagccccagaagcCTCAGGTGCCCcagcagcctagctaccagccccagaagcCCCAGGTgcccaagcagcctagctaccggcccaagcagcctagctacaACTATGGTTCTCATCTGCCTTCTCCTAAGAGGCAAGGTGTGGTCGGCCGTGCATTCTCAGATGG GTTTAGGATGGGTGAGGAAGCTGCCAATGGTTACTACCAGGGTTGGGGTGCCTAA
- the LOC115378648 gene encoding DNA-directed RNA polymerase II subunit RPB1-like isoform X27: MAESQGLLLRVVLCLVLLGAHEANAYSIEPEAYTGKTGDAQDPFPHYYMYRGSDYGQTSQPHASSDGNLGFLNSDSTNKPQKPSYQPQKPSYQPQKPSYQPQKPSYQTQVPQQPSYQPQKPSYQPQVPQKPSYQPQKPSYQPQVPQQPSYQPQKPQVPQQPSYQPQKPQQPSYQPQKPQVPQKLSYQPQKPQVPQKPSYQPQQPSYQPQKPQVPSSLATSPRSLRSPSSLATSPRSLRCPRSLRCPSSLATSPRSPRSPSSLATSPRSLRCPRSLATSPRCLRCPRSLRCPRSLATSPRSLATSPRSPRCPRSLATSPRSPRCPRSLATSLRCPSSLATSPRSPRCPRSLATSLRCPRSLATSPRSLATSLRCPSSLATSPRSLRCPRSLATSPRSLATSPRSLATSPSSLATSPSSLATSPRSLRCPSSLATSPRSPRCPSSLATGPSSLATTMVLICLLLRGKVWSAVHSQMGLGWVRKLPMVTTRVGVPKATATLTL; encoded by the exons ATGGCAGAATCCCAGGGATTGCTTCTGAG GGTGGTGCTGTGTCTTGTACTGCTTGGTGCACATGAAGCAAATG CTTACAGTATTGAACCTGAGGCCTATACTGGGAAGACGGGGGATGCTCAAGACCCATTTCCTCATTACTATATGTACAGAGGCTCTGATTATGGACAGACTTCTCAACCACATGCTAGTTCTGATGGAAACTTGGGTTTCTTGAACAGTGATAGCACAAACAAGCCCCagaagcctagctaccagccccagaagcctagctaccagccccagaagcctagctaccagccccagaagcCTAGCTACCAGACCCAGGTGCCCcagcagcctagctaccagccgcAGAAGCCTAGCTATCAGCCTCAGGTGCCCCagaagcctagctaccagccccagaagcCTAGCTATCAGCCTCAGGTGCCCcagcagcctagctaccagccccagaagcCTCAGGTGCCCcagcagcctagctaccagccacAGAAGCCTCAG cagcctagctaccagccccagaagcCTCAGGTGCCCCAGAAGCTTAGCTACCAGCCTCAG aagcCCCAGGTGCCCCagaagcctagctaccagccccag cagcctagctaccagccccagaagcCTCAGGTCCCcagcagcctagctaccagccccagaagcCTCAGGTCCCCcagcagcctagctaccagccccagaagcCTCAGGTGCCCCAGAAGCCTCAGGTGCCCcagcagcctagctaccagccccagaagcCCCAGGTCCCCcagcagcctagctaccagccccagaagcCTCAG GTGCCCCagaagcctagctaccagccccagatGCCTCAGGTGCCCCAGAAGCCTCAGGTGCCCCagaagcctagctaccagccccagaagcctagctaccagccccagaagcCCCAGGTGCCCCagaagcctagctaccagccccagaagcCCCAGGTGCCCCagaagcctagctaccagcctcAGGTGCCCcagcagcctagctaccagccccagaagcCCCAGGTGCCCCagaagcctagctaccagcctcAGGTGCCCCAGAAGCCTGgctaccagccccagaagcctagctaccagcctcAGGTGCCCcagcagcctagctaccagccccagaagcCTCAGGTGCCCCagaagcctagctaccagccccagaagcctagctaccagccccagaagcctagctaccagccccagcagcctagctaccagccccagcagcctagctaccagccccagaagcCTCAGGTGCCCcagcagcctagctaccagccccagaagcCCCAGGTgcccaagcagcctagctaccggcccaagcagcctagctacaACTATGGTTCTCATCTGCCTTCTCCTAAGAGGCAAGGTGTGGTCGGCCGTGCATTCTCAGATGG GTTTAGGATGGGTGAGGAAGCTGCCAATGGTTACTACCAGGGTTGGGGTGCCTAAGGCCACCGCCACACTGACCTTGTGA
- the LOC115378648 gene encoding DNA-directed RNA polymerase II subunit RPB1-like isoform X5, with the protein MAESQGLLLRVVLCLVLLGAHEANAYSIEPEAYTGKTGDAQDPFPHYYMYRGSDYGQTSQPHASSDGNLGFLNSDSTNKPQKPSYQPQKPSYQPQKPSYQPQKPSYQTQVPQQPSYQPQKPSYQPQVPQKPSYQPQKPSYQPQVPQQPSYQPQKPQVPQQPSYQPQKPQQPSYQPQKPQVPQKLSYQPQVPQKPSYQPQKPSYQPQVPQQPSYQPQKPQVPQKPSYQPQVPQKPSYQPQVPQKPSYQPQKPQKPSYQPQVPQQPSYQPQKPQVPQQPSYQPQKPQVPQKPQVPQQPSYQPQKPQVPQQPSYQPQKPQVPQKPSYQPQMPQVPQKPQVPQKPSYQPQKPSYQPQKPQVPQKPSYQPQKPQVPQKPSYQPQVPQQPSYQPQKPQVPQKPSYQPQVPQKPGYQPQKPSYQPQVPQQPSYQPQKPQVPQKPSYQPQKPSYQPQKPSYQPQQPSYQPQQPSYQPQKPQVPQQPSYQPQKPQVPKQPSYRPKQPSYNYGSHLPSPKRQGVVGRAFSDGFRMGEEAANGYYQGWGA; encoded by the exons ATGGCAGAATCCCAGGGATTGCTTCTGAG GGTGGTGCTGTGTCTTGTACTGCTTGGTGCACATGAAGCAAATG CTTACAGTATTGAACCTGAGGCCTATACTGGGAAGACGGGGGATGCTCAAGACCCATTTCCTCATTACTATATGTACAGAGGCTCTGATTATGGACAGACTTCTCAACCACATGCTAGTTCTGATGGAAACTTGGGTTTCTTGAACAGTGATAGCACAAACAAGCCCCagaagcctagctaccagccccagaagcctagctaccagccccagaagcctagctaccagccccagaagcCTAGCTACCAGACCCAGGTGCCCcagcagcctagctaccagccgcAGAAGCCTAGCTATCAGCCTCAGGTGCCCCagaagcctagctaccagccccagaagcCTAGCTATCAGCCTCAGGTGCCCcagcagcctagctaccagccccagaagcCTCAGGTGCCCcagcagcctagctaccagccacAGAAGCCTCAG cagcctagctaccagccccagaagcCTCAGGTGCCCCAGAAGCTTAGCTACCAGCCTCAG GTGCCCCagaagcctagctaccagccccagaagcctagctaccagcctcAGGTCCCCcagcagcctagctaccagccccagaagcCCCAGGTGCCCCagaagcctagctaccagccccaggTGCCCCagaagcctagctaccagccccaggTGCCCCagaagcctagctaccagccccaga agccccagaagcctagctaccagcctcAGGTG CCCcagcagcctagctaccagccccagaagcCTCAGGTCCCCcagcagcctagctaccagccccagaagcCTCAGGTGCCCCAGAAGCCTCAGGTGCCCcagcagcctagctaccagccccagaagcCCCAGGTCCCCcagcagcctagctaccagccccagaagcCTCAG GTGCCCCagaagcctagctaccagccccagatGCCTCAGGTGCCCCAGAAGCCTCAGGTGCCCCagaagcctagctaccagccccagaagcctagctaccagccccagaagcCCCAGGTGCCCCagaagcctagctaccagccccagaagcCCCAGGTGCCCCagaagcctagctaccagcctcAGGTGCCCcagcagcctagctaccagccccagaagcCCCAGGTGCCCCagaagcctagctaccagcctcAGGTGCCCCAGAAGCCTGgctaccagccccagaagcctagctaccagcctcAGGTGCCCcagcagcctagctaccagccccagaagcCTCAGGTGCCCCagaagcctagctaccagccccagaagcctagctaccagccccagaagcctagctaccagccccagcagcctagctaccagccccagcagcctagctaccagccccagaagcCTCAGGTGCCCcagcagcctagctaccagccccagaagcCCCAGGTgcccaagcagcctagctaccggcccaagcagcctagctacaACTATGGTTCTCATCTGCCTTCTCCTAAGAGGCAAGGTGTGGTCGGCCGTGCATTCTCAGATGG GTTTAGGATGGGTGAGGAAGCTGCCAATGGTTACTACCAGGGTTGGGGTGCCTAA
- the LOC115378648 gene encoding adhesive plaque matrix protein-like isoform X35, whose product MAESQGLLLRVVLCLVLLGAHEANAYSIEPEAYTGKTGDAQDPFPHYYMYRGSDYGQTSQPHASSDGNLGFLNSDSTNKPQKPSYQPQKPSYQPQKPSYQPQKPSYQTQVPQQPSYQPQKPSYQPQVPQKPSYQPQKPSYQPQVPQQPSYQPQKPQVPQQPSYQPQKPQVPQQPSYQPQKPQVPQQPSYQPQQPSYQPQKPQVPQKLSYQPQVPQKPSYQPQVPQKPSYQPQKPQVPQQPSYQPQKPQVPQQPSYQPQKPQVPQKPSYQPQMPQVPQKPQVPQKPSYQPQKPSYQPQKPQVPQKPSYQPQKPQVPQKPSYQPQVPQQPSYQPQKPQVPQKPSYQPQVPQKPGYQPQKPSYQPQVPQQPSYQPQKPQVPQKPSYQPQKPSYQPQKPSYQPQQPSYQPQQPSYQPQKPQVPQQPSYQPQKPQVPKQPSYRPKQPSYNYGSHLPSPKRQGVVGRAFSDGFRMGEEAANGYYQGWGA is encoded by the exons ATGGCAGAATCCCAGGGATTGCTTCTGAG GGTGGTGCTGTGTCTTGTACTGCTTGGTGCACATGAAGCAAATG CTTACAGTATTGAACCTGAGGCCTATACTGGGAAGACGGGGGATGCTCAAGACCCATTTCCTCATTACTATATGTACAGAGGCTCTGATTATGGACAGACTTCTCAACCACATGCTAGTTCTGATGGAAACTTGGGTTTCTTGAACAGTGATAGCACAAACAAGCCCCagaagcctagctaccagccccagaagcctagctaccagccccagaagcctagctaccagccccagaagcCTAGCTACCAGACCCAGGTGCCCcagcagcctagctaccagccgcAGAAGCCTAGCTATCAGCCTCAGGTGCCCCagaagcctagctaccagccccagaagcCTAGCTATCAGCCTCAGGTGCCCcagcagcctagctaccagccccagaagcCTCAGGTGCCCcagcagcctagctaccagccacAGAAGCCTCAGGTGCCCcagcagcctagctaccagccacAGAAGCCTCAGGTGCCCcagcagcctagctaccagccccagcagcctagctaccagccccagaagcCTCAGGTGCCCCAGAAGCTTAGCTACCAGCCTCAG GTGCCCCagaagcctagctaccagccccaggTGCCCCagaagcctagctaccagccccag AAGCCTCAGGTGCCCcagcagcctagctaccagccccagaagcCCCAGGTCCCCcagcagcctagctaccagccccagaagcCTCAG GTGCCCCagaagcctagctaccagccccagatGCCTCAGGTGCCCCAGAAGCCTCAGGTGCCCCagaagcctagctaccagccccagaagcctagctaccagccccagaagcCCCAGGTGCCCCagaagcctagctaccagccccagaagcCCCAGGTGCCCCagaagcctagctaccagcctcAGGTGCCCcagcagcctagctaccagccccagaagcCCCAGGTGCCCCagaagcctagctaccagcctcAGGTGCCCCAGAAGCCTGgctaccagccccagaagcctagctaccagcctcAGGTGCCCcagcagcctagctaccagccccagaagcCTCAGGTGCCCCagaagcctagctaccagccccagaagcctagctaccagccccagaagcctagctaccagccccagcagcctagctaccagccccagcagcctagctaccagccccagaagcCTCAGGTGCCCcagcagcctagctaccagccccagaagcCCCAGGTgcccaagcagcctagctaccggcccaagcagcctagctacaACTATGGTTCTCATCTGCCTTCTCCTAAGAGGCAAGGTGTGGTCGGCCGTGCATTCTCAGATGG GTTTAGGATGGGTGAGGAAGCTGCCAATGGTTACTACCAGGGTTGGGGTGCCTAA